The following are from one region of the Desulfonatronum thiosulfatophilum genome:
- a CDS encoding MFS transporter, whose protein sequence is MKPLHHRLPTFMASNPRLAFFALGATAASGFGQTFFVSIFGADIRHAFDLSHTAYGSLYSAATLCSAFLLLRFGALVDTWTLPRITALAVFILAGGCVLIGFAPGVLILGLGFICIRFGGQGMISHVGMTTAARYFPAHRGRAVALAAMGFPLAEAVLPAAAAFLVVWSSWRLPWLAGAVFLCLLVLPALAFLARNAPQPQELVGKNPAGSKSGPDRSRFNRREVLRDPGFYLILPATLFTPFAVTALFFHQTAFAAERGWSLEMLGAGFSFYALCHFGALFAAGPLVDRLGAGKALPLALLPIISGLLILASVPGSTVLYIYLGLVGTTQGLAATAAGTIWAERYGVLHLGAIRSMNQSIMVVATSISPILLGYFLDRDVTIAALALSLAVLAGLASLSARMGAVIER, encoded by the coding sequence ATGAAACCGCTGCATCATCGACTTCCGACCTTCATGGCGTCCAATCCGCGTCTGGCCTTCTTTGCACTGGGAGCCACTGCGGCATCAGGCTTTGGGCAGACTTTCTTCGTGTCCATCTTCGGCGCCGATATCCGCCACGCCTTCGACTTGTCTCATACCGCCTACGGCAGCCTGTACAGTGCGGCCACGCTTTGCAGTGCGTTCTTGTTGCTCCGATTCGGCGCGCTGGTGGATACCTGGACCCTGCCCCGTATTACAGCCCTGGCTGTTTTCATCCTGGCCGGCGGTTGCGTGCTGATTGGGTTCGCACCCGGGGTTCTGATCCTTGGTCTGGGTTTCATCTGCATCCGCTTCGGCGGACAGGGCATGATCTCCCATGTCGGAATGACCACCGCGGCCAGGTATTTTCCGGCGCACCGCGGCAGGGCCGTGGCCCTGGCCGCAATGGGCTTCCCACTGGCCGAGGCCGTGCTTCCGGCAGCCGCGGCGTTCCTGGTTGTCTGGAGCAGCTGGCGGTTGCCCTGGCTGGCGGGCGCAGTATTTCTCTGTCTCCTGGTTCTGCCTGCCCTGGCTTTTCTCGCCCGCAATGCGCCGCAGCCACAGGAGCTTGTCGGGAAAAATCCGGCAGGTTCCAAATCCGGTCCAGATCGCAGTCGCTTCAATCGCCGGGAAGTTCTCCGAGACCCCGGCTTCTATCTTATTTTGCCGGCAACGCTGTTCACCCCGTTTGCCGTAACTGCATTGTTTTTTCACCAGACGGCCTTTGCCGCGGAGCGGGGCTGGTCCCTGGAGATGTTGGGCGCTGGTTTTTCCTTCTATGCGCTCTGCCATTTCGGAGCGCTTTTCGCCGCCGGACCTCTGGTGGATCGTCTGGGCGCCGGAAAAGCCCTGCCTCTGGCTCTGCTTCCGATCATCAGCGGGCTGCTGATTCTGGCATCGGTGCCGGGAAGCACGGTTTTGTACATCTACCTGGGTCTTGTGGGGACCACGCAGGGTCTGGCCGCCACGGCCGCGGGGACGATTTGGGCGGAGCGGTACGGCGTTTTGCACCTTGGCGCGATCCGGTCCATGAACCAGTCCATAATGGTGGTCGCGACTTCAATTTCGCCGATATTATTGGGATATTTTCTGGACAGGGACGTGACTATCGCCGCACTGGCCCTAAGCTTGGCGGTTCTGGCGGGGCTGGCCTCCCTGTCCGCGCGAATGGGCGCAGTTATCGAACGGTGA
- the gap gene encoding type I glyceraldehyde-3-phosphate dehydrogenase, producing MSVRIGINGFGRIGRYMTRLLAADPDVTLVAVNARAENSALVHLLKYDSVHGRLSDTAEANDKGFELAGKQVAVTRKQAGEWIWGDLGVDIVLETTGKFTSREPCQQHLDCGAKKVLIAAPGKDPDLTIVMGVNDQSYQPAEHHIVSNASCTTNCLAPVAKVLNDRFGIEHGLMTTIHSYTMSQRILDGSHKDLRRGRAAAMSMLPTTTGAARVVTQVLPELEGRLDGMAVRVPTPNVSLVDLVVELANDADAQTLNQALREAAEGPLLNVLGYTEEPLVSIDFNGSTYGGVVDGPCTTVLRDRMAKVIIWYDNESGFCNQLLRLTKMVAKGLN from the coding sequence GACCCGACTGTTGGCAGCGGATCCCGATGTCACCCTGGTTGCCGTAAATGCCAGGGCCGAGAATTCCGCTCTGGTGCACCTGCTCAAATACGATTCGGTTCACGGTCGATTGAGCGATACGGCCGAGGCCAACGATAAGGGCTTTGAGCTGGCCGGAAAGCAGGTCGCCGTGACCCGCAAACAAGCCGGTGAATGGATCTGGGGGGATCTGGGTGTAGATATTGTTTTGGAAACCACGGGCAAGTTCACGTCCCGGGAGCCCTGTCAGCAGCATCTCGATTGCGGGGCAAAAAAAGTGCTGATCGCCGCTCCGGGAAAAGATCCCGATCTGACCATCGTCATGGGTGTGAATGATCAGTCTTACCAACCTGCGGAGCATCACATCGTCTCCAACGCTTCCTGCACCACCAACTGTCTGGCGCCGGTGGCCAAGGTGCTGAACGACCGGTTCGGCATTGAGCACGGCCTGATGACCACTATTCACTCCTATACCATGAGTCAGCGCATTCTGGATGGTTCGCATAAGGATCTGCGCAGGGGCCGGGCCGCGGCCATGTCCATGCTGCCCACCACCACCGGTGCGGCCCGGGTCGTGACCCAGGTTTTGCCGGAACTGGAGGGCCGCCTGGACGGCATGGCCGTACGGGTGCCCACGCCCAATGTCTCCCTTGTGGATCTGGTGGTCGAATTGGCCAATGACGCCGATGCCCAAACCCTTAATCAGGCCTTGCGTGAAGCCGCCGAAGGTCCGCTGCTGAATGTTCTGGGCTACACCGAGGAACCGCTGGTCTCCATCGACTTCAACGGCAGCACCTACGGCGGAGTAGTGGACGGACCATGCACCACGGTTCTTCGGGACAGGATGGCCAAGGTCATCATCTGGTACGACAATGAATCCGGTTTTTGCAACCAACTGCTGCGTCTGACCAAGATGGTCGCCAAGGGTCTGAACTGA